In Methanobacteriaceae archaeon, the following are encoded in one genomic region:
- a CDS encoding P-II family nitrogen regulator: MKEIIAIIRPNKMTQTKDVLNALGFPAMTAQRVMGRGKQKAIIGEVSFDIQNENLLKEEGTMRYIPKRLISLVVPDEDVSLIVEAIMRVNQTGQTGDGKLFVCPIDEAVRVRTNERGTKALV; this comes from the coding sequence ATGAAAGAAATAATCGCCATCATCCGCCCCAACAAAATGACTCAAACTAAGGACGTTCTAAACGCACTTGGCTTTCCTGCAATGACTGCACAAAGAGTAATGGGGCGGGGAAAGCAGAAAGCAATAATTGGAGAAGTATCCTTCGACATACAGAATGAAAACCTTCTAAAAGAGGAAGGTACCATGCGATACATACCTAAACGACTTATATCGTTAGTAGTGCCTGATGAAGATGTTTCTTTAATTGTGGAAGCCATTATGAGAGTTAATCAAACCGGGCAAACCGGTGATGGGAAATTATTTGTATGCCCTATAGACGAGGCAGTTAGGGTAAGAACGAACGAACGAGGAACAAAAGCGCTGGTTTAG
- a CDS encoding nitrogenase molybdenum-iron protein subunit beta → MSCANVMKRDRTAVINPLVTCQPMGAMYAVAGIRRGLPLVHGSQGCSTFVRYSFSRHFREPSEIAVTSLHEDAAVFGGRKNLISGIGNLAVRFKPSVIGAISTCSSEIIGDDMEGFIKIAKEELKQKMGEKEAEQIKIVPISTPSFVETHFKGYDSGINALVNNLAQDPVDSNEKVNIIPGIVNPGDIREINHMMELMGIEGIILTDISDPFDSPLRPSTTETKPFYPKGGTTLEEIEDSSNSLGTIALCGYAGSGARSLEKKFEVPAAVGPIPIGVKNTDNFLRNLNKFTDAEIPDSILDERGLLIDSMADLASRYLFGRKVAIFGDPAISAGIARFVCELGMIPSVVCTGVESPEFVSEMKSVAKESDGPVDILIGSDLRALETRIEEDPVELMIGHSDGRLFAKDLDIPLVRVGYPVYDRVGYHRIPIVGYNGSVNLIDRITNTVFEKYYDKEHWKLQQ, encoded by the coding sequence ATGAGCTGTGCCAATGTAATGAAAAGGGATAGGACTGCAGTTATAAATCCCCTGGTTACCTGCCAGCCCATGGGTGCCATGTATGCAGTTGCCGGGATAAGAAGAGGTCTTCCACTGGTTCACGGATCTCAAGGTTGCTCCACATTTGTTAGATACTCCTTCTCACGACATTTCAGGGAACCTTCAGAAATCGCAGTGACCTCACTCCACGAAGATGCGGCAGTTTTTGGTGGGAGAAAGAACCTGATATCCGGTATTGGAAACTTGGCAGTCAGATTTAAACCAAGTGTCATCGGTGCCATAAGCACTTGCTCCAGTGAAATCATTGGAGATGACATGGAAGGTTTCATAAAAATAGCTAAAGAAGAATTAAAACAAAAGATGGGAGAAAAAGAAGCAGAACAAATAAAAATCGTCCCTATAAGCACCCCCAGCTTTGTAGAAACCCATTTTAAAGGTTATGACAGTGGTATTAACGCTTTGGTGAATAATTTAGCACAAGATCCTGTAGATAGTAATGAAAAAGTAAATATAATTCCAGGAATTGTAAATCCAGGAGATATCAGAGAAATAAACCACATGATGGAGCTAATGGGTATTGAAGGTATCATACTTACAGATATATCTGATCCTTTTGACTCGCCACTGCGACCCTCAACAACAGAAACCAAGCCATTCTATCCTAAAGGAGGAACAACTCTCGAAGAAATAGAAGATTCATCTAATAGCCTTGGAACAATAGCTTTGTGTGGATACGCTGGTTCTGGTGCCCGTTCTCTTGAGAAAAAGTTCGAAGTTCCTGCTGCTGTAGGTCCTATCCCAATTGGTGTTAAAAATACCGATAATTTCCTGAGAAATTTGAATAAATTCACAGATGCAGAAATTCCAGATTCTATTCTGGATGAAAGAGGACTGTTAATAGATTCAATGGCAGACCTCGCATCAAGATATCTTTTCGGAAGAAAAGTAGCCATTTTTGGAGATCCAGCCATAAGCGCAGGGATAGCTCGTTTCGTATGTGAATTAGGCATGATCCCCTCAGTGGTTTGTACAGGTGTTGAAAGCCCCGAATTTGTTAGTGAAATGAAAAGTGTGGCCAAAGAATCGGATGGGCCAGTAGATATATTAATAGGAAGCGATTTGAGAGCTTTAGAGACTCGAATTGAGGAAGATCCTGTAGAACTAATGATTGGCCATTCTGATGGCAGATTATTTGCTAAAGATCTAGATATACCTTTAGTAAGGGTTGGATACCCAGTTTATGATAGAGTAGGATATCATAGGATCCCTATTGTCGGATATAATGGTTCTGTTAACCTAATAGACAGAATAACCAACACCGTGTTTGAAAAATATTACGACAAAGAACACTGGAAATTACAGCAGTGA
- the nifN gene encoding nitrogenase iron-molybdenum cofactor biosynthesis protein NifN, with amino-acid sequence MCQPMGAVQALLGVEGAMPLIHGSQGCSTYMRFQLCRHFREPINVSSSSMSESTVVYGGEKNLLKALETIKSQYNPILIGVTSSCLTETIGDDVNGIITKFRESYSEDPEEEVPQILSVSTPSYTGSHVDGYDKTIKTLLESFTLPPESENKKDVINIVPGNLSPADVEEIKEILQLLEVDSIILTDTSESLHAPLDGSVEFLSSGGTTLDEIRQASNSKTTLTLSKHADSGGKFLEKRFNVPHISLPLPVGLENTDGFMKIISSLEDIENIPPVLERDRGRLLDAMIDSQTYNYRRKVAIYGDPDLVCGLVSFLTEIGMEPSIIATGTRSNKFRDEIHRIISRTQHKPVVLNGGDLYDLQRQVKKRGVDLLIGNSYGARIAIEENIPLFRVGFPVFDRVGAQRIRILGYKGGLHLLDQLTNTIIQHYYDEAGYELLDELIR; translated from the coding sequence ATGTGTCAGCCTATGGGTGCTGTGCAGGCACTGCTAGGGGTTGAAGGTGCCATGCCCCTTATCCACGGCTCACAGGGATGTAGTACCTACATGCGTTTCCAGTTATGCCGTCACTTCCGGGAGCCCATTAATGTTTCCTCTTCATCCATGAGTGAAAGCACCGTGGTTTATGGTGGTGAAAAAAACTTGCTGAAGGCTCTGGAGACTATAAAATCACAGTACAATCCCATCCTAATTGGGGTAACTTCCAGCTGTCTCACAGAAACCATTGGCGATGATGTTAATGGCATAATAACAAAATTCCGCGAATCTTATTCTGAAGATCCTGAAGAAGAAGTTCCCCAAATACTATCCGTATCAACACCCAGTTACACTGGTTCTCATGTTGATGGTTATGATAAAACCATTAAAACCCTTCTAGAAAGCTTTACGTTGCCTCCTGAAAGTGAAAATAAGAAAGATGTAATCAACATTGTCCCTGGGAACTTAAGCCCTGCAGATGTAGAGGAGATTAAAGAAATTCTGCAGCTCTTGGAAGTTGACAGCATCATCCTCACCGACACATCCGAATCGCTTCATGCACCCCTTGATGGTTCTGTTGAATTTTTATCGTCAGGAGGAACAACTTTAGATGAAATCAGACAGGCCAGTAATTCTAAGACTACTCTAACCCTATCCAAGCATGCAGATTCAGGTGGAAAGTTCCTGGAAAAAAGATTTAATGTTCCTCATATCTCACTTCCCCTCCCTGTGGGGCTGGAAAATACTGATGGGTTCATGAAAATTATTTCTTCTCTTGAAGATATTGAAAATATTCCCCCTGTGCTGGAACGAGACCGGGGACGGTTACTGGATGCCATGATAGATTCCCAAACATACAACTACAGGCGAAAAGTGGCCATTTACGGAGACCCCGACCTTGTGTGCGGCTTGGTTAGCTTTTTAACTGAAATAGGTATGGAACCATCAATTATTGCCACTGGCACCAGAAGCAATAAATTTAGAGATGAAATCCACCGGATCATTTCCAGAACCCAACATAAACCTGTGGTACTAAATGGGGGAGATCTTTATGATCTGCAAAGGCAGGTTAAAAAAAGAGGGGTGGATCTTTTGATAGGGAACTCTTACGGAGCCCGTATTGCAATTGAAGAAAACATTCCCCTGTTTAGAGTAGGCTTCCCAGTATTTGACAGAGTTGGTGCACAGAGAATCCGTATTTTAGGTTATAAAGGAGGTTTACATCTATTAGACCAACTTACCAATACAATCATCCAGCACTACTATGATGAAGCGGGTTATGAACTATTGGATGAATTAATTCGATGA
- the nifE gene encoding nitrogenase iron-molybdenum cofactor biosynthesis protein NifE, with amino-acid sequence MQKNSKSHPNPEIEDKNVVFPRDMQDIEIPKIPKEVIGTLKSRKKHLCIKREGEESTPACNQASVPGMVTQRSCVYGGARVVLMPITDAIHLVHGPLGCASCTWDIRGSRSSGSELYRNGFSTDLQEKDIVFGGEKKLLETIIQLNQLFKPGAIFVYATCVVGLIGDDLKSVCRKASEITGSRVIPVQSEGFRSVNKSLGHQLACDALLEYLIGKEAPKKKNESQKIDNFPADYTEESPPKTNHHINILGEFNVAGDCWAIKPLLEKIGISIQAVITGDSRVEEIANAHLADLNLVQCQKSSRYLADSMEELYNIPQLRVNFFGVEETSKSLRAISSFFNDPEMIEAAENLIEFETNRIEDAIIPYRKRLTGKRVAVYVGGNKAWSLIRAFEELGMEVIMTGTQNGLPEDYRMIKETVRDGTLIVDDANAMELARLLEKYEPDLLVSGAKEKYLSLKMGVAFCDFNHDRISSFAGFEGFLNFAREVDRAVSSPVWKYAPHIKLTNLNGKMKVRSIKNSSSTKFSKEVAKVAEDS; translated from the coding sequence ATGCAAAAAAATAGTAAATCTCACCCTAACCCCGAAATTGAGGATAAGAATGTGGTTTTTCCCCGGGATATGCAGGATATTGAGATCCCTAAAATTCCAAAAGAAGTGATAGGTACCCTGAAATCTCGAAAGAAGCACTTGTGCATAAAAAGGGAGGGAGAAGAATCAACTCCGGCTTGTAACCAGGCTAGTGTTCCTGGAATGGTAACTCAACGATCATGCGTTTATGGTGGGGCTCGGGTGGTTTTGATGCCTATAACCGATGCTATCCACTTAGTACACGGCCCTCTGGGTTGTGCATCATGCACCTGGGATATTCGTGGCAGTCGATCCTCAGGTTCAGAGCTCTATCGTAATGGATTTAGCACTGACCTGCAGGAGAAAGATATAGTTTTTGGAGGAGAGAAAAAACTCCTGGAAACCATCATCCAACTCAATCAGTTGTTCAAGCCGGGTGCCATCTTTGTCTATGCAACCTGTGTGGTGGGATTAATTGGAGATGATCTTAAAAGTGTTTGCCGCAAGGCAAGTGAAATCACTGGATCAAGAGTCATACCTGTCCAATCAGAAGGTTTCAGGAGTGTGAATAAATCACTAGGACATCAACTTGCATGTGATGCTCTCTTGGAATATCTTATCGGCAAAGAAGCCCCTAAAAAGAAAAATGAATCCCAAAAAATAGATAATTTCCCCGCGGATTACACAGAAGAATCTCCACCAAAAACGAATCATCACATAAACATATTAGGTGAGTTCAATGTGGCAGGTGATTGCTGGGCCATTAAACCACTCCTGGAAAAAATTGGAATTTCCATTCAAGCAGTTATAACTGGAGATTCTCGGGTTGAAGAAATAGCCAATGCACATCTAGCTGATTTGAACTTGGTGCAGTGTCAGAAATCATCACGTTACCTGGCGGATTCCATGGAAGAACTTTACAACATTCCCCAGCTCAGAGTGAACTTTTTCGGAGTTGAAGAAACATCTAAATCTCTTAGAGCAATTTCAAGTTTTTTTAATGACCCTGAAATGATAGAAGCTGCAGAAAATCTTATTGAATTTGAAACTAACCGAATTGAAGATGCCATCATTCCCTATCGGAAACGTTTGACTGGGAAAAGAGTTGCGGTTTATGTGGGTGGAAATAAGGCATGGTCCCTCATAAGAGCATTCGAAGAACTGGGAATGGAAGTAATCATGACCGGAACCCAGAATGGTTTGCCTGAGGACTACCGGATGATAAAAGAGACTGTGAGAGATGGAACATTAATTGTAGATGATGCCAATGCCATGGAACTGGCCAGGCTCTTGGAGAAATATGAACCTGATCTACTGGTTTCCGGAGCTAAAGAGAAATATCTTTCACTGAAGATGGGAGTGGCTTTCTGCGACTTTAACCATGACCGGATAAGCTCATTTGCTGGTTTTGAAGGATTCCTTAACTTTGCCCGGGAAGTGGATCGAGCAGTTTCAAGTCCAGTGTGGAAGTATGCTCCCCACATTAAACTAACCAATCTAAACGGGAAAATGAAGGTTAGATCCATCAAAAACAGTTCTTCGACAAAATTCTCAAAGGAGGTGGCAAAAGTTGCAGAAGACTCTTAA
- a CDS encoding nitrogenase subunit alpha has translation MPYELFEVDKEIPDRKNHTYVKDSSDPTEEIPKCNTKTIPGCMTERGCAFAGVKGVITGAVKDVVHVVHSPVGCTTYGCGSKRYPTSPYLPNGDKIPVEQFNLKYIMGTDLKESDVVFGGMKKLRKSILEAAKEFPFVNAIYTYATCTTGLIGDDLDAVAKELSEEIGIDVVAFNAPGFSGPTQSKGHHVGNFTLFNKLVGTKEPPETTPYDVNLIGEYNIDGDLWVLQKYFEEIGINILSKFTGDCSHDEICWMHRAKLSIVRCQRSATYIADLIEEKYNIPYIKVDFFGPKYCSENLMAVAKHFGLEENAQKLIHREMAKIQPKLDFYREKLEGKKLWVFSGGPKNWHLPEPLKEHLGMETVVVSTMFEHQDGYEKIKQRVGEGTVIVDDPNSLELEEIIEVYKPDIILSGIKEKYIAHKLGVPCVLIHSYENGPYIGFEGFLNLAQDIYASIYNPVWNMLEFEETIKDKEEHLDETCNISDETGTNIPKAKTEEEVV, from the coding sequence ATGCCCTATGAACTTTTTGAAGTGGATAAAGAAATTCCAGATAGGAAAAACCATACTTATGTAAAAGACTCATCAGATCCAACTGAGGAAATCCCAAAATGTAACACTAAAACTATTCCAGGTTGTATGACCGAACGCGGGTGTGCATTCGCGGGTGTTAAAGGAGTTATAACCGGAGCTGTGAAAGACGTTGTGCACGTGGTTCACTCCCCTGTAGGCTGTACCACTTATGGGTGTGGGAGTAAAAGGTATCCCACCTCCCCTTATCTTCCCAACGGAGATAAAATCCCCGTGGAGCAGTTTAACCTTAAATATATCATGGGGACAGATTTAAAAGAATCAGATGTGGTTTTCGGAGGTATGAAAAAACTACGAAAATCTATTCTGGAAGCTGCTAAAGAATTTCCATTTGTCAATGCCATATACACATATGCAACATGTACCACTGGACTTATAGGGGATGATTTGGATGCAGTTGCTAAAGAATTATCTGAAGAAATTGGAATAGATGTAGTAGCCTTTAATGCTCCTGGTTTTTCAGGCCCAACCCAGTCTAAAGGACATCATGTAGGGAATTTTACCCTCTTCAACAAATTAGTTGGAACCAAAGAACCACCAGAAACAACTCCCTACGATGTCAACCTTATAGGAGAATATAATATCGATGGGGACCTATGGGTCCTTCAAAAGTATTTCGAAGAGATAGGAATAAACATACTCTCCAAATTCACTGGAGACTGCAGTCATGATGAAATATGCTGGATGCACAGAGCTAAATTAAGCATTGTAAGATGTCAGCGTTCTGCAACTTACATTGCGGACTTAATAGAAGAAAAATACAACATCCCCTATATTAAGGTTGATTTTTTCGGGCCGAAATACTGTTCTGAAAACCTTATGGCTGTAGCTAAACACTTTGGACTAGAAGAAAATGCTCAAAAACTTATCCATCGTGAAATGGCTAAAATTCAACCGAAATTAGATTTCTATAGAGAAAAACTTGAAGGTAAAAAATTGTGGGTATTTTCAGGAGGGCCTAAAAACTGGCACCTTCCCGAACCATTAAAAGAACACCTTGGAATGGAAACGGTTGTAGTTTCAACCATGTTTGAACACCAAGATGGATATGAAAAGATCAAACAACGTGTGGGTGAAGGAACTGTAATTGTGGATGACCCCAACTCACTGGAACTGGAAGAAATCATTGAGGTATACAAACCCGATATTATTCTTTCAGGAATAAAAGAGAAATATATCGCCCATAAATTGGGAGTTCCCTGCGTTTTAATTCATTCATACGAAAACGGACCATACATTGGCTTTGAAGGATTCTTAAATCTAGCTCAGGATATCTATGCATCAATATATAATCCTGTGTGGAATATGCTAGAATTTGAAGAAACCATAAAAGATAAAGAAGAACATTTAGATGAAACCTGCAATATCTCTGATGAAACTGGGACAAATATTCCAAAAGCCAAAACAGAAGAGGAGGTAGTCTAA